One segment of Polaribacter huanghezhanensis DNA contains the following:
- the fumC gene encoding class II fumarate hydratase, with translation MKYRIEKDTMGQVNVPADKYWGAQTERSRNNFKIGPSASMPLEIVYGFAYLKKAAAFTNCDLGVLTSEKRDLIAQVCDEILEGKHNDQFPLVIWQTGSGTQSNMNCNEVIANRAHEIAGNIIGEGEKTIQPNDDVNKSQSSNDTFPTGMHIAAYKKIAEITIPGIEQLRDTLQAKSEAFKDVVKIGRTHLMDATPLTLGQEFSGYVAQLNFGLKALKNTLAHLSQLALGGTAVGTGLNTPKGYDVLVAKYIAEFTGMPFITAENKFEALAAHDAFVETHGALKQLAVSLNKIANDIRMMASGPRSGIGEIMIPANEPGSSIMPGKVNPTQAEALTMVCAQVIGNDVAVTIGGTQGHYELNVFKPMMAANVLQSAELIGDACKSFDENCATGIEPNQTRITELLNNSLMLVTALNTKIGYYKAAEIANTAHANGTTLKEEAVRLGYVTSEQYDEWVKPEKMIGNLN, from the coding sequence ATGAAATACAGAATAGAAAAAGACACCATGGGACAAGTAAATGTTCCTGCTGATAAATATTGGGGTGCACAAACAGAACGTTCTAGAAATAACTTTAAAATTGGCCCTTCTGCTTCTATGCCCTTAGAAATTGTTTACGGTTTTGCATACTTAAAAAAAGCTGCTGCTTTTACTAATTGCGATTTAGGCGTTCTAACATCAGAAAAAAGAGATTTAATTGCTCAGGTTTGCGATGAAATTTTAGAAGGAAAACACAATGATCAATTTCCGTTAGTTATTTGGCAAACTGGTTCTGGAACGCAATCAAACATGAATTGTAATGAGGTTATAGCAAATAGAGCGCATGAAATTGCAGGAAATATTATTGGCGAAGGCGAAAAAACCATTCAGCCAAATGATGATGTAAATAAATCTCAATCATCAAACGACACCTTTCCAACAGGAATGCATATTGCTGCGTATAAAAAAATTGCAGAAATCACGATTCCTGGCATTGAGCAATTACGAGATACTTTACAGGCAAAATCAGAAGCTTTTAAAGACGTTGTAAAAATTGGAAGAACACATTTAATGGATGCTACTCCACTTACTTTGGGTCAAGAATTCTCTGGGTATGTTGCGCAATTAAACTTCGGATTAAAAGCTTTAAAGAACACCTTGGCACATTTATCTCAATTAGCTTTAGGAGGAACTGCTGTTGGAACAGGATTAAATACGCCGAAAGGATATGATGTTTTAGTTGCTAAATACATAGCTGAATTTACAGGAATGCCTTTTATTACAGCAGAAAATAAATTTGAAGCATTGGCTGCACACGATGCTTTTGTAGAAACTCACGGAGCTTTAAAACAGTTAGCTGTTTCTTTAAACAAAATTGCAAATGATATTCGTATGATGGCTTCTGGTCCAAGATCTGGAATAGGAGAAATTATGATTCCTGCAAACGAACCAGGAAGTTCTATTATGCCCGGAAAAGTAAATCCAACACAAGCTGAAGCTTTAACAATGGTTTGTGCACAAGTTATCGGGAATGATGTTGCGGTTACGATTGGCGGAACGCAAGGTCATTACGAATTAAACGTTTTTAAACCAATGATGGCTGCTAACGTTTTACAATCTGCAGAGTTAATTGGAGATGCTTGTAAGTCTTTTGATGAAAATTGTGCTACAGGAATTGAACCAAATCAAACTAGAATTACTGAATTATTAAACAATTCACTAATGTTAGTTACTGCTTTAAACACCAAAATAGGATATTATAAAGCTGCTGAAATTGCAAATACTGCGCATGCAAACGGAACAACTTTAAAAGAAGAAGCAGTTCGTTTAGGATATGTTACTTCAGAACAATATGATGAATGGGTAAAACCAGAAAAAATGATTGGAAATTTAAACTAA
- a CDS encoding GumC family protein produces the protein MRKRGLYENNSQENSIDIKTYVFKIIGYWKLFIVTTIIALIVAKFLNGYKEKLYSLNTVISVKEENNPLFSTGTNIAFNWGGESHEIGTVKVILKSRTHNEKVVESLQFYIDYLKEGRYRLEDVYGSTPFKIKVELDKPQLYDNLIKIEGLGGDKYKVSFDYNTEGRNALITYTSNIIEKGTGNTFSSYASKEINFSGEYFSGEKINLPFLNFTIHSVSSLSLGEFYFIKFSNFDTTVKGYRSIKISDLTDGASILELKLEGSNKNRIVDYLNASVKVLEKDKKSAKIAYAENTKKYIDNLFKIESGNLKNLEKELSKFKSKNNIYNLSAQGSGILEKITLIDSQKRNVTNNIELLDSLNNYVLTHKKFNKIPVPAIIEIADGKIPIEVGELISKTTVREKLRNTVTDNHPDVIALDKDIETTKKILLENIRNLKSTFKNDLKKVNSRLSVALNKQKMLPEKEQGLIAFERSYNMSEANYNYLKQKSYEAGTAIAANVSDVKIIDTAKDLDNGPIYPIPSFNYLLALMVGLVLPLFYIIILESLDSKIHSVEEIERTYAIPVLGVIGKNNWKNNLAVFERPKSSVAESFRALRSNVKFLFNTNKSDSNSKTILITSSVSGEGKTMVSINMASVFALSGKKTVLIGLDLRKPKIFSDFGLGNERGVVNFLIGHNSIEDVTVNTKVPNLDLILSGPIPPNPSELLISDNTDELMNYLKEKYDYIIIDSPPIGLVSDALELFKYTDAIMYVIRQNYSEKGMMKMIDDKYKNKEVANISYVLNDFSLQGKYGYGYSYGYGYGKYGNGYHEEEEKGNLFLKIIKMLKP, from the coding sequence ATGAGGAAAAGAGGTTTGTATGAAAATAATTCGCAAGAGAATTCAATAGATATAAAAACGTATGTTTTTAAAATTATTGGGTATTGGAAATTATTTATTGTTACTACTATTATTGCTTTAATTGTAGCTAAATTTTTGAACGGTTATAAAGAAAAATTATACAGCCTAAATACGGTTATTAGCGTTAAAGAAGAAAACAATCCATTATTTTCTACAGGTACAAATATAGCATTTAATTGGGGTGGAGAAAGCCATGAGATAGGTACCGTAAAGGTAATTTTAAAGTCTAGAACTCATAATGAAAAAGTAGTAGAATCATTACAGTTTTACATTGATTATTTAAAAGAAGGAAGGTACAGATTAGAAGATGTATACGGTAGCACACCTTTTAAAATAAAGGTAGAATTAGATAAGCCTCAACTTTATGATAATCTTATTAAAATTGAGGGTTTAGGTGGAGATAAGTACAAGGTTTCATTTGACTATAATACAGAAGGAAGAAACGCTTTAATTACCTATACAAGTAATATTATAGAAAAAGGTACAGGAAATACATTTTCTAGTTACGCATCAAAGGAAATAAATTTTTCAGGAGAATACTTTTCAGGAGAAAAAATTAATTTACCTTTTTTAAACTTCACAATTCATTCTGTTAGTAGTTTATCTCTAGGAGAATTTTATTTTATTAAGTTTAGTAATTTTGACACTACAGTTAAAGGTTACAGGTCTATTAAAATTTCTGATTTAACAGATGGAGCTTCAATTCTTGAGTTAAAATTAGAAGGATCTAATAAAAATAGAATTGTAGATTACCTGAATGCTTCCGTAAAAGTTCTTGAAAAAGATAAAAAAAGCGCAAAAATTGCTTATGCAGAAAATACTAAAAAATATATAGATAACTTATTTAAGATAGAATCAGGGAATTTAAAAAATTTAGAAAAAGAATTAAGTAAATTTAAATCAAAAAATAATATTTATAATTTATCTGCACAAGGATCTGGAATATTAGAAAAAATTACTCTTATAGATTCACAAAAAAGAAATGTAACTAATAATATTGAGTTATTAGATAGTTTAAATAACTATGTTCTTACACATAAAAAATTTAATAAAATCCCTGTACCCGCAATAATAGAAATAGCCGATGGTAAAATTCCAATAGAAGTAGGAGAGCTAATTAGTAAAACGACAGTTAGAGAAAAACTAAGAAATACGGTTACAGATAATCACCCAGATGTTATAGCTCTAGATAAAGATATTGAAACCACAAAAAAAATACTTCTTGAGAATATTAGAAATTTAAAAAGTACGTTTAAAAATGATTTAAAAAAGGTTAATAGCCGATTGTCAGTTGCGTTAAATAAACAAAAAATGTTGCCTGAAAAAGAACAAGGGTTGATCGCTTTTGAAAGAAGTTATAATATGTCTGAAGCTAATTATAATTATCTAAAACAAAAAAGTTATGAGGCAGGAACTGCAATAGCGGCAAATGTTTCTGATGTTAAAATAATTGATACTGCTAAAGATTTGGATAACGGACCTATTTACCCAATACCAAGTTTTAATTATTTACTTGCTCTAATGGTTGGTTTGGTTTTGCCGCTTTTTTATATTATAATTTTAGAGTCTTTAGATAGTAAGATACATTCTGTTGAAGAAATCGAAAGAACATATGCAATTCCAGTTTTAGGTGTTATTGGAAAAAATAATTGGAAAAATAATTTAGCTGTTTTTGAAAGACCAAAATCTTCTGTGGCTGAATCTTTTAGAGCGCTAAGATCAAATGTTAAATTTTTATTTAACACAAATAAATCAGATTCTAATTCAAAAACAATACTAATTACATCTTCTGTAAGTGGAGAAGGTAAAACAATGGTCTCTATTAATATGGCTTCAGTATTTGCTTTAAGCGGAAAGAAAACAGTTTTAATAGGGTTGGATTTAAGAAAACCAAAAATATTTTCAGATTTTGGTTTAGGGAATGAACGCGGGGTCGTAAATTTTTTGATTGGACATAATAGTATTGAGGATGTTACTGTTAATACAAAAGTACCAAACTTAGATTTAATTTTATCTGGTCCAATTCCGCCAAATCCTTCAGAATTATTAATTAGTGATAATACTGATGAGTTAATGAATTATTTAAAAGAAAAATATGATTATATAATTATAGATTCACCTCCAATTGGTTTAGTATCAGATGCTCTAGAATTATTTAAATATACAGATGCAATAATGTATGTAATTCGTCAAAATTATTCTGAAAAAGGAATGATGAAAATGATTGATGATAAGTATAAAAATAAAGAGGTTGCTAATATTAGTTATGTGTTAAATGATTTTTCTTTACAAGGTAAATATGGATATGGATATAGTTATGGGTATGGTTACGGAAAGTATGGAAATGGTTATCATGAAGAAGAAGAAAAAGGAAATTTATTTTTAAAAATAATTAAAATGTTAAAGCCATAA
- a CDS encoding polysaccharide biosynthesis/export family protein gives MLKRFFVLLLVSFLTSCIPSKDLIYLQGDPISKKNIYKLNNTPYRLQIGDVLTIDLKAEDEKYVALFKKSNTTNQSGLNGGGFERGISDQIGYRIDRHGNIRLPRIGEINVLGFTTKKVRLKLEKKLLKYFKNKETFFVTVSLSGIKYTIIGEIENPGPKVIYQANVSILDAISNSGDISITGNKKKVELWRNRKKYILDLTKATIFDSEVFYIQPNDYINVIPLKQKSWGTGTTGLQSLSSLVSIFTLVTSIILLKRNL, from the coding sequence ATGCTTAAACGATTTTTTGTACTTCTCTTAGTTTCTTTTTTAACTTCATGCATCCCAAGTAAAGATTTAATTTATTTGCAAGGTGACCCAATATCTAAAAAAAATATTTATAAGTTAAACAATACACCATATAGGTTGCAAATTGGTGATGTACTGACTATTGATTTAAAAGCTGAAGATGAAAAATATGTAGCGCTTTTTAAGAAATCAAACACTACAAATCAATCAGGTTTAAATGGTGGAGGTTTTGAAAGGGGTATAAGTGATCAAATAGGATATAGAATTGATAGACATGGTAATATTCGATTACCAAGAATTGGAGAAATAAATGTATTAGGGTTTACTACAAAAAAAGTTCGTTTAAAGTTAGAAAAGAAACTTTTAAAGTACTTTAAAAACAAAGAAACATTTTTTGTAACGGTGAGTCTATCAGGAATTAAATATACAATTATTGGAGAAATTGAAAACCCTGGACCTAAAGTTATCTATCAAGCTAATGTAAGTATATTAGATGCTATTTCAAATTCAGGGGATATTTCTATTACGGGAAATAAAAAGAAAGTTGAATTATGGAGAAATAGAAAAAAATATATTTTAGATTTAACAAAGGCAACAATTTTTGATTCTGAAGTTTTTTATATTCAACCAAACGATTATATTAATGTCATTCCTTTAAAGCAAAAATCTTGGGGAACAGGAACAACCGGGCTACAATCATTATCTTCTTTAGTGTCTATTTTTACTTTAGTCACTTCTATTATTTTGCTAAAAAGGAATTTATAA
- a CDS encoding O-methyltransferase produces the protein MQKVFSYIKYLIRSTNQHGIHSPFVYDLTTKCFYKKPDSFNKKALKAHRFSILSNKSKIEITDFGAGSKVFKSDLRAIYKIAKYAGITSNRALLLSCITAYFQPKTVLEFGTSLGIGTAALHIGNPNAQITTLEGCKNTAEIAQKQFDEFSFKNIEVITGEFTKTLSTLKFENSLDMVYFDGNHQKEATLKYFHHCLQFIHNESFFIFDDIHWSKEMESAWLAIKKHPKVKVTIDTFQWGIVFFRKEQEKEHFIIRV, from the coding sequence ATGCAAAAAGTTTTTTCTTACATAAAGTACCTCATTAGATCTACAAATCAACATGGAATTCATTCTCCGTTTGTATATGATTTAACCACAAAATGTTTTTATAAAAAACCCGATTCCTTTAATAAAAAAGCACTTAAAGCACATAGATTCAGTATTTTAAGCAATAAGAGTAAAATTGAAATTACAGATTTTGGTGCTGGTTCTAAAGTTTTTAAAAGTGACTTAAGAGCAATCTATAAAATTGCTAAATATGCTGGAATAACTTCTAACAGAGCCCTTTTATTAAGTTGTATTACGGCCTATTTTCAACCAAAAACAGTTTTAGAATTTGGCACTTCACTCGGAATTGGAACTGCAGCTTTGCATATTGGGAATCCAAATGCTCAAATTACAACTCTTGAAGGTTGCAAAAACACCGCAGAAATAGCACAAAAACAATTTGATGAATTTTCTTTTAAAAATATTGAGGTGATTACTGGGGAGTTTACCAAAACGCTATCAACATTAAAATTTGAAAATTCTTTAGATATGGTTTATTTTGATGGAAATCATCAAAAAGAAGCAACGTTGAAATACTTTCATCATTGTCTTCAATTTATACATAACGAAAGTTTTTTTATTTTTGATGATATTCATTGGAGCAAAGAAATGGAAAGTGCTTGGTTAGCAATAAAAAAACATCCAAAAGTAAAAGTTACCATCGATACCTTTCAGTGGGGAATTGTATTTTTTAGAAAAGAACAGGAAAAAGAACATTTTATCATTAGAGTTTAA
- a CDS encoding cob(I)yrinic acid a,c-diamide adenosyltransferase — MKIYTKTGDKGTTALFGGTRVPKHHLRIESYGTVDELNSYIGLVRDQKIDENAINSLIRIQNELFTLGSMLATPPEKEILKSGKERLNIPKITSENVVLLEQEIDTMNLELPQMTNFILPGGNQTVSFCHIARCICRRTERLVTALNETETVNPAILEYLNRLSDYLFVLARKLSKDLSVKETPWIPEKEK; from the coding sequence ATGAAAATTTACACCAAAACGGGAGACAAAGGAACAACCGCATTATTTGGCGGAACAAGAGTTCCGAAACATCATTTAAGAATAGAATCTTACGGAACTGTAGATGAATTAAACTCGTATATTGGTTTAGTTAGAGATCAAAAAATTGATGAAAACGCAATCAATTCTTTGATTAGAATTCAAAACGAATTGTTTACGCTTGGCTCCATGTTGGCAACTCCACCAGAAAAAGAAATCTTAAAAAGTGGAAAAGAGCGATTGAATATTCCTAAAATCACTTCAGAAAACGTTGTATTATTAGAGCAAGAAATTGATACCATGAATTTAGAATTGCCTCAAATGACCAATTTTATTTTGCCTGGAGGAAATCAAACCGTGTCATTCTGTCACATTGCTAGATGCATTTGCCGTAGAACGGAAAGATTAGTAACTGCCTTAAATGAAACTGAAACCGTAAATCCTGCTATTTTAGAATATTTAAACCGCCTTTCTGACTATCTCTTTGTATTGGCACGGAAGTTGTCTAAAGACTTATCCGTTAAGGAAACTCCGTGGATTCCTGAAAAAGAAAAATAA
- a CDS encoding DUF2795 domain-containing protein, whose translation MYWTLELASYLADAPWPATKDELIDYAIRTGAPLEVAENLQEIEDEDEAYDSIIEIWPDYPTEEDYLWNEDEY comes from the coding sequence ATGTATTGGACACTAGAATTAGCATCTTATTTAGCAGATGCGCCTTGGCCAGCAACGAAGGATGAATTGATAGATTACGCTATTAGAACAGGAGCACCGTTGGAAGTTGCAGAAAACTTACAAGAAATTGAAGATGAAGACGAAGCTTATGATTCTATTATAGAAATTTGGCCTGACTATCCGACTGAAGAAGATTATCTTTGGAACGAAGATGAATATTAA
- the secA gene encoding preprotein translocase subunit SecA has product MSLLNSVLKVFVGDKQQKDLKLLQPIVEKTNSFATAIGNLSNDELRAKSDEFRAKIKEATNSFETKITELEQEALSADIDRQEAIYTEIDTLKDQTYEASEAVLQEIMPEAFAVIKETAKRFTNNTEIEVTATPFDRELSAIKENVTLKGDKAVWPNSWDASGLKITWDMIHYDVQLIGGSVLHQGKIAEMMTGEGKTLVSTLPVYLNALTGKGVHVVTVNDYLAKRDAAWMGPILEFHGLSIDCIDVHQPNSDERRKAYNADITYGTNNEFGFDYLRDNMAHTKEELVQRPPNYAIIDEVDSVLIDDARTPLIISGAVPQGDRHEFNELKPLVADLVTLQKHYLVGVLAEAKKLIAEGNTKEGGFLLLRVFRGIPKNKALIKFLSQEGIKQILQKTENTYMADNNKLMPEVDADLYYVIEEKNNSIDLSDKGIIHLSGKTSDENFFVLPDIGVKIGQIDNSEDAPEEKAAKKEELYKDFSIKSERIHTMNQLLKAYSLFEKDTEYVVIDNKVMIVDEQTGRIMDGRRYSDGLHQAIEAKENVKIEDATQTFATVTLQNYFRMYRKLSGMTGTAITEAGELWEIYKLDVVEIPTNKPIQRDDKEDLVYKTTREKYNAVIEDVVKLVEQGRPVLVGTTSVEISELLGRMLQMRGISHNILNAKLHKKEADIVAEAGKPGVVTIATNMAGRGTDIKLSEEVKKAGGLAIVGTERHDSRRVDRQLRGRAGRQGDVGSTQFYVALDDNLMRIFGSDRIAKMMDRMGLKEGEVIQHSMITKSIERAQKKVEENNFGIRKRLLEYDDIMNAQREFVYKRRRHALDGDRLKIDIVNMIYDTCQAIVNQNKPLKDFKNFEFELIRFSSMSSPFSEEEFESMSEQALIDSLYETIYAHYQDRIAKNAVAAFPVIKDVYENEGDKYERIVVPFSDGVKSLQVVTNLKNAYESEGKELVKDFEKNITLAIIDENWKTHLRKMDELKSSVQNASYEQKDPLLVYKFEAFELFKVMIDDVNKEVLSFLFKGEIPNQGSISEARQQKRERLNVSKADVQNSSEQAINNSRQQQNEPVETVVREQPKIGRNERITIKNVMSGEEKEVKYKQAIPLIEKGEWVLVK; this is encoded by the coding sequence ATGAGCTTATTAAACTCGGTCCTAAAAGTATTTGTTGGAGACAAACAACAAAAAGATTTAAAATTACTACAACCCATCGTTGAAAAAACAAACTCTTTTGCAACAGCGATTGGCAATTTATCAAATGATGAATTAAGGGCAAAATCTGATGAGTTTAGAGCTAAAATTAAAGAAGCAACTAATTCTTTTGAAACAAAAATCACTGAATTAGAGCAAGAAGCTTTATCCGCAGATATAGACAGACAAGAAGCAATTTATACAGAAATTGACACCTTAAAAGATCAAACTTACGAAGCCTCTGAAGCTGTTTTGCAAGAAATAATGCCAGAAGCTTTTGCAGTAATTAAAGAAACTGCAAAAAGATTTACAAACAATACTGAAATTGAAGTAACCGCTACTCCATTTGACAGAGAATTATCAGCAATTAAAGAAAATGTAACTTTAAAAGGTGATAAAGCTGTTTGGCCGAATTCTTGGGACGCATCTGGTCTAAAAATAACTTGGGACATGATTCATTACGATGTTCAGTTAATTGGTGGTTCTGTATTGCATCAAGGAAAAATTGCAGAAATGATGACTGGAGAAGGAAAAACCTTGGTTTCTACTTTGCCTGTTTACCTAAATGCATTAACCGGAAAAGGAGTTCATGTTGTTACTGTTAATGATTATTTAGCAAAACGTGATGCTGCTTGGATGGGACCAATTTTAGAGTTTCACGGATTAAGTATTGATTGTATTGATGTACATCAACCAAATTCTGATGAACGTAGAAAAGCATACAATGCCGATATAACATACGGAACAAATAATGAATTTGGTTTCGATTATTTGCGTGATAATATGGCGCACACAAAAGAAGAATTAGTGCAAAGACCACCAAATTATGCAATTATTGATGAGGTAGATTCTGTATTAATTGATGATGCTCGTACACCGTTAATTATTTCTGGTGCTGTTCCGCAAGGAGACAGACATGAGTTTAACGAACTAAAACCTTTAGTTGCTGATCTTGTTACCTTACAAAAACATTATTTAGTTGGAGTTTTAGCAGAAGCTAAAAAATTAATCGCAGAAGGAAATACCAAAGAAGGTGGATTTTTATTGTTAAGAGTTTTCCGTGGAATTCCTAAAAACAAAGCGTTAATTAAATTTTTATCACAAGAAGGAATCAAACAAATTCTTCAAAAAACAGAAAACACCTACATGGCAGACAATAATAAATTGATGCCAGAAGTTGATGCTGACTTATACTATGTCATTGAAGAGAAAAACAATTCTATTGATTTATCAGACAAAGGAATTATTCATTTATCAGGAAAAACGAGTGATGAAAACTTCTTTGTGTTGCCAGATATTGGTGTAAAAATTGGTCAGATTGATAATAGTGAAGATGCTCCTGAAGAGAAAGCGGCAAAAAAAGAAGAATTATACAAAGACTTTAGCATAAAAAGTGAGCGTATTCATACAATGAATCAATTATTGAAAGCCTATTCTTTATTCGAAAAAGATACAGAATATGTAGTAATTGATAATAAAGTAATGATTGTTGATGAGCAAACAGGTCGTATTATGGACGGTCGTCGTTATTCTGACGGATTACATCAAGCCATTGAAGCAAAAGAAAATGTAAAGATTGAAGACGCAACGCAAACATTTGCAACAGTTACTTTACAAAATTACTTTAGAATGTATCGTAAACTTTCTGGTATGACAGGAACTGCGATTACAGAAGCTGGTGAGCTTTGGGAAATTTATAAATTAGATGTTGTAGAAATTCCTACTAATAAACCAATCCAAAGAGACGATAAAGAAGACTTAGTTTATAAAACAACTAGAGAAAAATACAACGCTGTTATTGAAGATGTTGTAAAATTAGTGGAGCAAGGAAGACCTGTTTTAGTAGGAACAACTTCGGTTGAAATTTCTGAATTATTAGGTAGAATGTTGCAGATGCGTGGAATATCGCACAATATATTAAATGCAAAACTGCATAAAAAAGAAGCAGATATTGTTGCCGAAGCTGGTAAACCTGGAGTGGTAACTATTGCAACAAACATGGCGGGTCGTGGTACAGATATTAAACTTTCTGAAGAAGTAAAAAAAGCTGGAGGTTTGGCTATTGTTGGTACAGAAAGACACGATTCTCGTAGGGTTGACAGACAATTACGTGGAAGAGCTGGTCGTCAAGGAGATGTTGGTTCTACACAGTTTTATGTTGCTTTAGATGACAATTTGATGCGTATTTTTGGTTCGGACAGAATTGCAAAAATGATGGATAGAATGGGATTAAAAGAAGGCGAAGTTATTCAGCATTCTATGATTACCAAATCTATTGAAAGAGCTCAAAAGAAAGTTGAAGAAAACAACTTTGGGATTCGTAAACGTTTGTTAGAATATGACGATATTATGAATGCTCAACGTGAGTTTGTATACAAACGAAGAAGACATGCTTTAGACGGAGATCGTTTAAAAATTGATATTGTAAACATGATTTACGATACCTGTCAAGCTATTGTAAATCAAAACAAACCGTTAAAAGATTTTAAAAATTTCGAATTTGAATTGATTCGTTTTTCATCAATGTCTTCTCCTTTTTCTGAAGAAGAATTTGAATCTATGAGCGAACAAGCCTTGATTGATTCATTGTACGAAACAATTTATGCACATTATCAAGATAGAATTGCTAAAAACGCAGTTGCTGCTTTTCCTGTTATTAAAGATGTATACGAAAATGAAGGCGATAAATATGAGCGAATTGTAGTTCCGTTTTCTGATGGTGTAAAGAGTTTACAAGTTGTAACCAATTTAAAAAATGCGTACGAATCTGAAGGGAAAGAGCTAGTTAAGGATTTTGAAAAAAATATTACACTTGCAATTATCGACGAAAATTGGAAAACGCATTTACGTAAAATGGACGAATTAAAAAGTTCTGTTCAGAATGCATCGTATGAGCAAAAAGATCCATTATTAGTTTATAAATTTGAAGCCTTCGAGTTATTTAAAGTAATGATTGATGACGTAAATAAAGAAGTTTTATCATTCTTATTTAAAGGAGAAATTCCTAATCAAGGAAGTATTTCTGAGGCGCGTCAACAAAAAAGAGAACGTTTAAACGTTAGTAAAGCTGATGTTCAAAATAGTTCAGAACAAGCAATCAACAATTCTAGACAACAACAAAACGAACCCGTTGAAACTGTAGTTAGAGAACAACCAAAAATTGGAAGAAACGAACGTATTACAATTAAAAATGTAATGAGCGGAGAGGAAAAAGAAGTAAAATACAAACAAGCCATCCCTTTGATTGAAAAAGGAGAATGGGTTTTGGTAAAATAA
- a CDS encoding HEAT repeat domain-containing protein, with protein sequence MNLKEHIQQHKNEFDSEKMSATSEVLFKKKLQAALHQPKKLKEMYLRFIAVAASIVLVFSIFFWNQNSGVSAETKEVLSYLKDESAGKRLEGVYKFDDEFKKEDSKIINTLIQILHNDTNANVKIATIDALLKFPSNDNIRINLITALEKEKTPLVQIKIIKSLSFLREHRAQKNLKKIINNNETFPIVKSNATLAMNQLKQ encoded by the coding sequence ATGAATTTAAAAGAACACATTCAGCAACATAAAAACGAATTTGATTCTGAAAAAATGTCAGCAACATCAGAAGTTCTTTTCAAAAAGAAACTTCAGGCAGCATTGCATCAACCTAAAAAACTGAAAGAGATGTATTTGCGTTTTATTGCTGTTGCAGCAAGTATTGTGTTGGTGTTTTCTATTTTCTTTTGGAATCAGAATTCTGGAGTTTCTGCAGAAACAAAAGAAGTATTAAGTTATTTAAAAGATGAATCAGCTGGAAAACGTTTAGAAGGCGTGTATAAATTTGATGATGAATTTAAAAAAGAAGATTCAAAAATAATAAACACATTGATTCAAATTTTGCACAACGATACAAACGCAAATGTAAAAATTGCAACGATTGATGCGTTGTTGAAATTTCCATCAAATGACAATATAAGAATCAATTTAATTACTGCTTTAGAAAAGGAGAAAACTCCGTTAGTACAAATAAAAATTATTAAATCGTTAAGCTTTTTAAGAGAACATCGTGCACAAAAAAACCTTAAAAAAATCATTAATAATAATGAAACATTCCCAATAGTTAAGAGCAACGCAACCTTAGCTATGAATCAATTAAAACAATAA
- a CDS encoding RNA polymerase sigma factor — translation MRILKSKEDAEDLVQDAFIKGFEKIHLVHDDVNLAAWFRCIAINLCFDKIRKEKNIFSLEYSKEIEAETAAMEFENTEEISIDFIKECISKLKEKYRVIVVLYMIEEYNHREISEILQINESTVRNQYARGKNQLITLLKKHQNNEFKRTHSAT, via the coding sequence TTGAGAATCTTAAAAAGTAAAGAAGATGCAGAAGATTTGGTGCAAGATGCTTTTATAAAAGGATTTGAAAAGATACATCTAGTACATGATGACGTGAATTTAGCGGCTTGGTTTCGGTGCATTGCAATCAATTTGTGTTTTGATAAAATAAGAAAAGAAAAAAACATTTTTTCTTTGGAATATTCTAAAGAAATAGAAGCGGAAACAGCAGCAATGGAGTTTGAGAATACTGAAGAAATTTCGATAGATTTTATCAAAGAATGCATCAGCAAATTAAAAGAAAAATATAGAGTAATAGTAGTGTTGTATATGATTGAAGAGTACAATCACAGAGAGATTTCTGAAATCTTGCAAATCAACGAAAGTACTGTTAGAAATCAATATGCTAGAGGAAAAAATCAATTGATAACACTATTAAAAAAACATCAAAACAATGAATTTAAAAGAACACATTCAGCAACATAA